From Arcticibacter tournemirensis, one genomic window encodes:
- a CDS encoding glycosyltransferase, whose product MDGNSYLFKGVTLMVTHYNRSGSLERLLYAFEKLNCRFEDIVVSDDGSKEEHIENLRKVQSAVPFRLIRSEVNKGLGNNLNKGQAAVQTPYTLYVQEDFIPTEKFPPRFKDALSFMDSDPGIDIVRFYAYSSYPYLKYYNSGFYKMLIKPWYANYRKIYYYSDHPHLRRSSFNEKFGPYPEGLKGDRTEYRMCLNFIQRKGRGLFYGKYNELFVQDNSDEPSTMKRKSWTTSKKPLISVVRNFYRQIRYNFDILFNKGSHQE is encoded by the coding sequence ATGGATGGAAATTCATACTTATTTAAAGGGGTAACTTTGATGGTTACTCATTATAACAGAAGTGGTTCACTCGAGCGGCTTTTATATGCTTTTGAAAAATTAAACTGCAGGTTTGAAGATATAGTCGTATCGGACGATGGGAGTAAGGAAGAACATATAGAAAACCTCAGGAAGGTTCAATCAGCTGTACCATTCCGGCTGATCCGTTCGGAGGTTAATAAGGGACTAGGTAATAATCTGAATAAGGGGCAGGCAGCGGTGCAAACTCCCTATACATTATATGTACAGGAGGACTTTATTCCCACAGAAAAATTTCCGCCCCGGTTCAAAGACGCTTTATCATTTATGGATAGCGATCCAGGAATCGATATTGTACGTTTCTATGCTTACAGTAGTTATCCTTATTTAAAATACTACAATTCAGGATTTTATAAAATGCTAATAAAGCCATGGTACGCTAACTACAGGAAGATTTATTACTATAGTGACCACCCGCACCTGAGGAGAAGCAGCTTCAATGAGAAATTTGGTCCTTACCCTGAAGGGCTCAAGGGCGACCGAACCGAGTACCGAATGTGTCTGAACTTTATTCAGAGAAAGGGCAGGGGGTTATTTTATGGCAAGTACAACGAGTTGTTTGTTCAGGATAATTCAGACGAACCGAGTACCATGAAAAGAAAGAGCTGGACAACTAGTAAAAAGCCATTAATTTCAGTTGTACGAAACTTTTACAGGCAGATTAGGTATAACTTTGACATTTTATTTAATAAGGGAAGCCACCAGGAATGA
- a CDS encoding glycosyltransferase family 8 protein, whose protein sequence is MNTDEKIVIAVASDNHYLIMVAALLKSIEVNHKSGELIEAWIIEDNIPRKRKKKLEDSLDLTRMQIKWINNKEVIPSGMQLPSDRTSYPLNIFMRIFIPHFIPEGTKKVLYLDVDMVVNTDISKLWYTDIDNYVMAAATDSICVYIKNNVKNYKELGLPGDSKYFNSGLLLINIKKWLEKDVTRKVIQTINENRKYSFFGDQYGLNVNLVDQWYELDPLWNYYASGDHPAPYIVHYFHRKPFYTSYFNNPHYKELFYNYLNQTKWKGTKPVGELRRYIKKGINIIEKIPVFLKNKFNA, encoded by the coding sequence ATGAACACTGACGAAAAAATAGTAATTGCGGTGGCTTCAGATAATCACTATCTGATAATGGTAGCCGCCTTGCTTAAATCTATTGAGGTAAATCACAAGTCCGGCGAACTGATCGAAGCCTGGATAATTGAAGACAATATACCCAGGAAGAGAAAAAAGAAACTTGAAGATTCTCTTGACCTGACCAGGATGCAGATTAAGTGGATCAACAATAAAGAGGTAATTCCATCTGGCATGCAACTGCCATCAGATCGTACCAGCTATCCGTTAAATATCTTCATGAGGATATTTATTCCACACTTCATTCCTGAGGGAACCAAAAAGGTTCTTTATCTGGATGTAGACATGGTGGTCAATACAGATATTTCCAAACTATGGTATACTGATATAGACAACTATGTGATGGCTGCGGCAACGGATTCTATTTGTGTATATATCAAAAATAACGTAAAGAACTATAAAGAACTCGGGCTACCCGGCGACTCAAAATACTTCAATTCTGGATTGCTTCTTATCAATATTAAAAAGTGGCTTGAAAAAGACGTCACCAGGAAAGTAATTCAGACGATCAATGAAAACAGGAAATACAGTTTTTTTGGCGATCAGTACGGCTTGAATGTGAACCTCGTGGATCAATGGTATGAGTTGGATCCTCTTTGGAATTACTATGCCAGCGGCGATCACCCCGCGCCTTATATCGTTCACTATTTTCACAGAAAGCCTTTCTATACCTCTTACTTTAACAACCCACACTATAAAGAGCTATTCTATAATTATTTGAATCAGACAAAGTGGAAGGGAACAAAACCTGTAGGCGAGTTAAGACGATATATTAAAAAGGGAATAAATATCATCGAAAAGATCCCGGTGTTTTTAAAGAATAAGTTCAACGCCTGA
- a CDS encoding glycosyltransferase: MNFVFVSLQRIHTDRESTSTSLAKELSKQHKVLYVNPPVDRRTLLLNENDQYTLDHIAAIRNKTAGLSRTADNLWVLNPSRVIESINWIPGNLIFSLFNYLNNKRFAADIRKAIQEIGFEQFVLVNDKDMFRSFYLKELLSPEMYVYLDRDYTLGFDYWKKHGFAIEPALMRKSDAVVCNSLDFTKRAAKYNKNSFYIGNGADLEVFDPQKEWLQPEDLKDLKKPLIGYVGALNSMRIDISLIESLAEQKPEWTFAFVGAEDDNFRKSRLHALDNIIFIEKKHTSIVPAYVKYFDVCINPQLVNEITIGNFPLKIVEYLAMGRPVVATETNTMKEVFSDHTYLCKTSDEYISAITDAMEKDNDQLRNSRMAFAKTYSWEAVAKKLLWCIETARGKTT, encoded by the coding sequence ATGAATTTTGTTTTCGTAAGTCTGCAGCGCATTCACACCGACCGTGAGTCAACCTCAACGAGTCTGGCAAAGGAATTATCGAAACAGCATAAGGTGCTTTATGTTAATCCTCCGGTTGACAGACGAACATTGCTGCTTAACGAAAATGATCAATATACGCTTGATCACATTGCCGCTATCAGGAATAAGACTGCAGGTTTAAGTCGGACTGCCGATAATCTGTGGGTATTGAACCCATCAAGAGTAATCGAGTCGATCAACTGGATACCCGGAAACCTTATATTTTCATTGTTTAATTACCTTAATAACAAAAGGTTTGCCGCCGACATCAGGAAAGCAATTCAGGAGATTGGGTTTGAGCAGTTCGTTCTGGTCAACGACAAGGATATGTTCAGGAGTTTCTATCTAAAGGAATTGCTTTCTCCCGAAATGTATGTTTATCTCGATCGCGACTATACTCTGGGGTTCGACTACTGGAAGAAACATGGTTTTGCTATAGAGCCCGCGCTGATGCGAAAAAGCGATGCTGTTGTCTGTAATTCGCTTGACTTTACTAAAAGAGCGGCTAAGTACAACAAAAACAGTTTCTATATTGGAAACGGGGCGGATCTTGAAGTGTTTGATCCCCAAAAAGAATGGCTGCAGCCAGAAGATCTGAAAGATTTAAAAAAGCCACTGATTGGCTATGTCGGCGCTCTGAATTCTATGCGTATTGATATCTCACTGATAGAATCTCTGGCAGAGCAAAAACCAGAATGGACTTTCGCGTTTGTTGGGGCGGAGGATGATAATTTCAGAAAGAGCCGGCTCCATGCTCTTGACAATATTATTTTTATCGAGAAGAAGCATACCAGTATTGTACCGGCCTATGTGAAATACTTCGATGTTTGCATCAATCCGCAACTGGTTAACGAGATAACCATCGGTAACTTCCCATTGAAAATAGTGGAATATCTGGCAATGGGCAGGCCTGTAGTAGCTACTGAAACCAATACAATGAAAGAAGTTTTCAGTGATCATACCTATCTCTGTAAAACATCAGACGAATACATCTCGGCGATAACCGATGCGATGGAAAAGGACAATGATCAGCTTCGAAATAGCAGAATGGCGTTTGCGAAAACTTACAGCTGGGAGGCAGTAGCCAAAAAACTATTGTGGTGTATAGAAACTGCCAGGGGAAAAACAACTTAA
- a CDS encoding polysaccharide pyruvyl transferase family protein, producing the protein MSLLHKVFNRIRPERKDREYMTYNHIDLYFWSPPSGGLNFGDHLSKIIVNKVLADHNYMLEEEVKQSRRLLALGSVLHFAKDNDVIWGTGVNGKVDLSEHTYYQLDVRAVRGPLTRNFLLERGIEAPAVYGDPALLIPSLFPGRFKRTSKKDYVVVPNLHDMSIVQNSNAENIVSPLSSWNRCISDILEADFVIASSLHGLIIAEAYGIPARYLRLSETENLFKYNDYMMGTGRDEIEPATSLAEALKMGGMKAPLFDSQKLLNAFPTDLWD; encoded by the coding sequence ATGAGCTTATTACATAAGGTTTTCAATAGAATCAGGCCGGAACGAAAAGACCGGGAGTATATGACCTATAATCATATCGATCTTTATTTCTGGTCGCCTCCCAGCGGCGGATTGAATTTCGGAGATCATTTATCAAAAATCATTGTGAATAAGGTACTTGCAGATCACAACTACATGCTTGAGGAGGAAGTGAAGCAAAGCAGGCGTTTACTTGCTCTTGGTTCTGTTCTGCATTTCGCCAAAGATAACGACGTGATCTGGGGAACAGGCGTAAACGGAAAGGTCGACCTCAGTGAACATACTTACTATCAGTTGGACGTGAGAGCTGTTAGGGGCCCTTTAACCCGCAATTTCTTACTTGAACGGGGAATAGAAGCACCGGCTGTCTACGGCGACCCAGCCCTTCTTATCCCCTCACTTTTTCCCGGCAGGTTTAAGCGTACAAGTAAGAAGGATTATGTAGTGGTGCCGAACCTCCATGACATGAGTATCGTACAAAATTCAAATGCCGAAAATATTGTTTCGCCCCTGAGCAGCTGGAACCGCTGTATATCAGATATATTAGAAGCCGATTTTGTAATTGCGAGTTCACTCCATGGTTTAATAATTGCCGAAGCTTATGGTATTCCAGCCCGTTATTTGCGTTTGTCAGAAACTGAAAATCTTTTTAAATACAATGACTACATGATGGGAACCGGAAGAGACGAAATAGAACCAGCAACGAGTCTTGCTGAAGCTTTAAAAATGGGAGGAATGAAGGCTCCCCTCTTTGACAGTCAAAAATTGTTAAACGCTTTTCCAACTGATCTCTGGGATTAA
- a CDS encoding acyltransferase family protein: MDWFNRFRRDTGTRAFLPEIDGLRFIAILSVFLCHLNVFFIQKNPGGYTSSYHDYPVLNLVTSNGAYGVYLFFVISGFILFLPFARFYINNEQKPSLKNYYLKRLSRIEPPYFLVMTGLFILLLFVMHQSSFARLFPSLLSSLTYTHNIFYGRDTLPLLNSVAWSLEVEVQFYLMAPFIARLFSLNKVKRRATVVSLMLFFMVIKHIWVLPFLSIYDYAHYFLAGFLLADFFVSGDRIFHRENKTVPVLFGILIFSAIWSFKISKGAVLPLKAGWDFSLTFMMFVFSYLVLFTSFWKSLLSKKILTTIGGMCYSIYLLHNPIIWSIDNLPFSRKFTDIYLVDWSIHFLFISFLVLAISGTFFILIEKPCMNRNWTANATRRIKGIFTQQAA; encoded by the coding sequence ATGGATTGGTTTAACAGATTTCGACGGGATACGGGTACAAGAGCTTTCCTTCCAGAAATAGATGGTTTAAGGTTTATCGCTATTCTTAGTGTTTTTCTGTGCCATCTCAACGTTTTCTTTATTCAGAAAAATCCTGGCGGATATACGAGCTCATATCATGATTACCCCGTTTTAAATCTGGTAACATCCAATGGTGCCTACGGCGTATACTTGTTCTTTGTAATTAGCGGGTTTATCCTTTTTCTTCCTTTTGCAAGGTTCTATATAAATAACGAGCAGAAGCCTTCGCTGAAGAATTATTATCTTAAGAGACTATCGAGGATAGAACCCCCTTACTTCCTCGTAATGACAGGATTGTTCATTCTCCTGTTATTTGTGATGCATCAATCATCTTTTGCCAGGCTGTTTCCAAGTTTGTTATCTTCACTAACCTACACGCATAATATATTCTATGGCAGAGATACTTTACCACTTCTTAATTCGGTGGCGTGGAGCCTGGAAGTAGAAGTTCAGTTTTATCTGATGGCACCTTTTATCGCCCGCTTGTTTTCTCTGAATAAAGTAAAACGAAGGGCAACCGTTGTCTCATTGATGTTATTCTTCATGGTGATAAAGCATATCTGGGTGCTTCCTTTTCTTTCCATTTACGATTATGCGCATTATTTTCTTGCCGGTTTTCTTCTTGCAGACTTTTTCGTGTCGGGGGATAGGATTTTTCATAGGGAGAATAAAACAGTTCCGGTTTTATTTGGCATTCTGATCTTTTCTGCCATCTGGTCGTTTAAAATAAGTAAGGGTGCCGTGCTGCCTCTCAAAGCCGGATGGGACTTTAGCCTTACTTTTATGATGTTTGTTTTTTCTTATCTTGTATTGTTTACTAGTTTCTGGAAGAGCCTGCTCAGTAAAAAGATCCTTACCACTATCGGAGGAATGTGCTATTCCATCTATTTACTTCATAATCCTATAATTTGGAGCATCGATAATCTGCCCTTTAGCAGAAAGTTTACCGATATTTATCTCGTCGATTGGTCAATTCATTTTTTGTTCATTTCGTTTCTCGTTCTGGCAATATCAGGGACCTTCTTTATTTTGATAGAGAAACCCTGCATGAATAGAAACTGGACTGCAAATGCAACCAGACGAATCAAAGGCATTTTTACTCAACAGGCAGCGTAA
- a CDS encoding glycosyltransferase family 8 protein, translating to MNQKDDPIVIVTVCDNHFAVLLAALVKSIEMNHLSAECIELYIIEDSLASSTKSKLLASVNQQMFRIKWLAMKEVIPLKSDLPLDGSSFPLNVYVRLFIPYFIPADTKKVLYLDVDMIVKKDISALWHTEMGEYVIAAVADRSGKVSSPWGGISNYKKLGIDPDSKYFNSGLLLINPIKWREQHITSEVINCVNSNRRYANFPDQYGLNVVFANNWLELDSRWNNYSALNESDPFIIHFIDIKPIYNSYNLNEEYKDQFFYYLQFTAWKDFKPIKQYHRIIRKIYNRLTKRVLQIFRR from the coding sequence GTGAATCAAAAGGATGATCCGATAGTCATCGTCACCGTATGTGATAATCATTTTGCTGTTTTGCTGGCTGCCTTAGTCAAGTCAATAGAGATGAATCATTTGTCGGCTGAATGCATTGAATTATATATTATTGAGGATTCGCTTGCCAGTTCAACCAAATCAAAACTCCTGGCCTCTGTCAATCAGCAAATGTTCAGGATTAAGTGGTTGGCAATGAAAGAAGTAATTCCTTTAAAAAGTGATTTACCTTTAGATGGTTCTTCTTTTCCGCTGAACGTATATGTTCGCCTGTTTATTCCCTATTTTATTCCAGCAGACACAAAAAAAGTGCTTTATCTTGACGTGGATATGATTGTAAAAAAGGACATATCCGCTTTGTGGCATACGGAAATGGGCGAATATGTTATTGCCGCCGTTGCCGACCGGTCTGGTAAGGTGAGCAGCCCATGGGGAGGGATTTCAAACTATAAGAAGTTAGGTATTGATCCTGACAGTAAATACTTTAATTCGGGACTATTGCTTATAAATCCGATAAAATGGAGGGAGCAGCATATCACCAGTGAGGTCATTAACTGCGTTAACAGTAATAGAAGATATGCGAATTTTCCAGACCAGTATGGTTTAAATGTTGTATTTGCTAATAACTGGTTAGAACTGGACAGCAGGTGGAATAATTATTCGGCCTTGAATGAGTCTGATCCTTTTATCATTCACTTTATTGATATTAAGCCGATCTACAACTCATACAACCTCAACGAAGAGTATAAAGACCAGTTTTTTTATTATCTGCAGTTTACAGCCTGGAAAGATTTTAAACCCATAAAGCAGTATCATCGCATTATAAGAAAAATCTATAACAGGCTCACTAAGCGTGTGCTTCAGATTTTCAGGCGTTGA
- a CDS encoding O-antigen ligase family protein: MDNFKINISPPERKNTSNWLYTFLRKTFITDKLANPAGITFLIIFSLLFALIIYRQGAETGILLAVVITGVPAIYGLVAYPKVGTVIVMIAAYFIMWIAAMGVDFPLGTIMDGLEALLILGFFISQKNKPNWSVFKNPIAYIILIWISYNIIQIANPTARSILPWIYTIRSVAAVMLMYFVFTNSINTVSFIRFILKLWIALSVFAALYALKQEYIGFFPFEERGLSDPRVKSLLFINGHWRKASIFSDPVAFSYNMVATSLLCISMLFGPVSKHKKIVLGILTILFMVAMLTSGTRGAYVLVPAALVLLLILNFNATILKFSIVAGVLFAALVFTPTSSPSIRRFQSAFRPSDDASFNVRKITQKRIQPFIQSHPIGAGLGVLSNTGKRMVPNNILRGFAPDSGYVRVAGELGWVGLLLFCTLFFVSLKTGISNYYKMKDPELKNYCLAMILIVFAFLVGSYPQEAIVQFPSSVYFCLFLALITVTFKLDSEKQHHTKNSK; this comes from the coding sequence ATGGATAATTTTAAAATTAATATATCTCCTCCGGAAAGGAAAAATACGTCAAACTGGCTTTATACCTTCCTGCGCAAAACATTCATTACCGATAAATTAGCCAACCCTGCAGGAATTACGTTTTTAATTATCTTTAGCCTGCTTTTCGCGTTAATTATTTATCGCCAGGGAGCAGAAACGGGAATACTGCTAGCTGTTGTAATTACTGGAGTTCCAGCGATCTATGGCCTGGTGGCATACCCTAAAGTGGGGACGGTAATCGTAATGATAGCTGCCTATTTTATTATGTGGATAGCGGCGATGGGCGTGGATTTTCCGCTAGGTACAATAATGGACGGCCTGGAAGCTTTACTTATCCTCGGCTTTTTCATCAGTCAGAAGAATAAACCTAACTGGTCGGTTTTTAAAAACCCGATTGCTTATATTATTCTGATTTGGATAAGCTACAATATTATTCAGATAGCTAATCCTACAGCAAGGTCAATACTCCCCTGGATATATACTATCCGCTCGGTAGCTGCTGTTATGCTTATGTATTTTGTATTCACGAACAGCATAAATACCGTATCATTCATCCGTTTTATTTTAAAGTTATGGATTGCCCTTTCGGTGTTTGCAGCCCTATACGCATTAAAACAAGAGTATATCGGTTTTTTCCCCTTTGAGGAACGAGGGCTGTCTGATCCGCGCGTTAAGTCCCTGCTATTTATTAACGGACACTGGCGAAAAGCCTCTATTTTTTCCGACCCCGTCGCCTTTTCATATAATATGGTTGCAACCAGTCTGTTATGCATTAGTATGCTTTTCGGTCCGGTATCAAAACACAAAAAAATAGTATTAGGAATCCTCACTATTCTCTTCATGGTTGCCATGCTTACTTCAGGAACAAGAGGAGCCTATGTACTGGTCCCTGCTGCACTTGTTCTTTTGCTTATTTTAAATTTTAATGCGACGATTCTTAAATTCAGTATCGTTGCCGGAGTCTTGTTTGCAGCTCTGGTCTTTACACCAACTTCGAGTCCCAGTATCCGGCGTTTTCAGTCGGCTTTCAGGCCATCTGACGATGCGTCATTTAATGTCAGGAAAATAACTCAGAAAAGGATTCAACCCTTTATACAATCGCATCCAATCGGAGCGGGCTTGGGCGTATTGAGCAACACGGGAAAGCGGATGGTACCTAACAATATCTTACGAGGCTTTGCCCCCGACAGTGGCTACGTACGTGTTGCGGGAGAATTGGGATGGGTAGGCTTGCTTTTATTCTGCACACTATTCTTCGTTTCCCTAAAAACGGGCATCAGCAATTATTATAAGATGAAAGACCCCGAACTTAAGAATTATTGCCTCGCGATGATCCTCATTGTCTTTGCATTCCTTGTTGGCAGTTATCCGCAGGAAGCGATTGTACAATTCCCATCAAGCGTTTATTTCTGCTTGTTCCTGGCATTGATAACGGTGACATTTAAATTAGATAGCGAAAAGCAGCATCATACAAAAAACTCAAAATAA
- a CDS encoding glycosyltransferase family 2 protein produces the protein MAIFNVPSWVSKVNLPYRSYNEVPQEVFDSVNEKLDEVQSDMPLVSVLIAAYNEEVNIIRCLYSLSLTNTKIPFEIIVINNNSSDNTEKTLSRLHVQKLFQEIQGCGPSRQLGQERAKGKYILLADADCLYPEGYIDEMMKVLQKPGVACVYGRYSFIPEPGYPRWQLKMLEKMKDVIAGFRHINRPYLNAYGISMGYIKEFGLKAGYIMVNVRGDDGRLAFDMMKYGKIKQVKSEKARPWTSPRTLDRDGSFFKAITNRVIREFKRSYKMLSSEKPHDTKTSAND, from the coding sequence ATGGCAATTTTTAATGTTCCATCGTGGGTAAGCAAAGTAAATCTTCCATACAGATCTTATAACGAGGTCCCCCAGGAAGTATTCGACTCTGTTAATGAGAAGTTAGACGAGGTGCAGAGTGACATGCCTCTCGTATCTGTTTTGATTGCGGCTTACAATGAAGAAGTCAATATAATCCGATGTTTATATTCACTGTCGCTAACCAATACCAAAATCCCTTTTGAGATCATTGTCATAAACAATAATTCATCAGATAACACTGAAAAGACATTGAGCCGGCTCCATGTCCAAAAGCTTTTTCAGGAAATACAGGGCTGTGGCCCTTCAAGGCAACTAGGTCAGGAACGGGCAAAAGGTAAATATATCCTGTTGGCGGATGCAGATTGCTTGTACCCTGAAGGCTATATAGATGAGATGATGAAAGTATTGCAAAAGCCGGGTGTAGCTTGTGTATATGGGCGTTATTCTTTTATACCCGAACCTGGTTATCCGCGGTGGCAGTTAAAGATGCTCGAAAAAATGAAAGATGTGATAGCGGGATTCCGTCATATCAACCGGCCTTACCTTAATGCTTACGGGATCAGTATGGGCTATATAAAGGAGTTTGGACTGAAAGCAGGGTATATCATGGTAAACGTAAGAGGTGATGATGGAAGACTTGCTTTTGACATGATGAAGTACGGAAAAATCAAGCAGGTGAAATCGGAGAAGGCCAGACCCTGGACCAGTCCCCGGACGCTCGACAGAGACGGAAGCTTTTTTAAGGCAATTACGAATAGAGTGATCCGGGAGTTCAAAAGGTCGTATAAGATGCTGTCCTCAGAAAAGCCTCACGACACAAAGACGTCGGCTAATGACTAG
- a CDS encoding glycosyltransferase: MSYLNVIWYILQLLIGYNLVLPLLLYLLWIIFIKQRSKAGRPSSLSSPDYAIIVTAYEQTDSLPAVVQSILNLNYSRYVIYIVADKCDVSTLHFSDERIVLLRPPETLASNVRSHFYAINHFVRHHERLAIVDSDNLVEPEFLNRLNEYFERGFEAVQGTREAKNLDTVYSCLDAARDIYYHFYDGKILFQLGSSATLAGSGMAFTTDLYKECLGKSDISGAGFDKVLQKEIVARNKRIAFAADAVVYDEKTSRTEQLINQRSRWINTWFRYFKYGFHLTFEGVKNRSLNQALFGVILLRPPLFIFILLSLVCLVINIVFNPILSVIWLIAIAIFILGFIISLRSSHTDRKIYKSLAGIPKFVFLQVISLFKAKNANKRSVATVHYTTNRPMNP; encoded by the coding sequence ATGAGTTATCTAAATGTTATATGGTATATTTTGCAGCTACTGATTGGTTACAATCTGGTGCTTCCATTATTACTGTATTTGTTATGGATTATTTTTATCAAACAAAGAAGTAAGGCCGGACGCCCCTCCTCTCTGTCGTCCCCGGATTACGCAATCATTGTAACGGCATACGAACAAACAGATTCGTTACCTGCAGTCGTTCAGTCGATTCTTAATTTAAACTACAGCAGGTATGTGATATACATCGTAGCTGATAAATGTGATGTTTCGACCCTGCATTTCAGCGATGAAAGGATCGTGCTTTTACGTCCGCCCGAAACACTTGCCAGCAATGTTCGTTCGCACTTCTATGCCATCAATCACTTTGTAAGACACCATGAGCGTCTGGCGATTGTAGACAGCGACAATCTGGTGGAACCAGAATTTCTGAACCGCCTGAATGAATATTTTGAAAGAGGGTTTGAGGCTGTTCAAGGAACCAGAGAGGCGAAGAACCTTGATACCGTCTACTCATGTCTCGATGCTGCAAGAGATATCTATTATCATTTTTACGACGGTAAAATCCTCTTTCAACTTGGATCTTCAGCGACCCTTGCAGGTTCAGGCATGGCTTTTACAACTGACTTGTATAAGGAATGCCTGGGAAAATCAGATATATCAGGTGCCGGATTTGATAAAGTGCTCCAAAAAGAGATTGTCGCACGAAATAAAAGGATAGCGTTTGCCGCGGATGCCGTGGTTTATGATGAAAAAACGTCGCGTACCGAGCAGTTAATTAATCAGAGATCCCGCTGGATCAATACCTGGTTCCGGTATTTCAAGTATGGTTTCCACCTGACATTCGAAGGTGTGAAGAATCGCAGTTTGAACCAGGCGCTCTTTGGGGTTATTCTGCTGCGCCCCCCGCTGTTTATTTTTATTCTCTTATCGCTTGTTTGTTTGGTGATTAACATAGTATTTAACCCAATACTCTCGGTTATATGGCTTATCGCCATAGCAATCTTTATACTCGGTTTTATAATTTCCTTAAGATCTTCACATACCGACAGAAAGATATATAAATCGTTGGCGGGCATACCAAAATTTGTCTTTCTCCAGGTCATTTCATTATTTAAAGCGAAGAATGCCAATAAACGTTCTGTAGCAACTGTACACTATACTACTAACAGACCGATGAATCCATAG